In one Paracoccus everestensis genomic region, the following are encoded:
- the adh gene encoding aldehyde dehydrogenase — protein MPNDQTHEFKGVGVMPFAKRYDNFIGGQWTAPKSGRYFTNTTPITGAEIGEIARSGAEDIEAALDAAHAAKDKWGQTSAAERSLVLLRIADRMEQNLELLATAETWDNGKPIRETMAADLPLAVDHFRYFAGVLRAQEGGISEIDNDTIAYHFHEPLGVVGQIIPWNFPLLMAVWKLAPALAAGNCVVLKPAEQTPASIMVFMDLIADLLPPGVLNVVNGFGLEAGKPLASNPRISKIAFTGETTTGRLIMQYASENLIPVTLELGGKSPNIFFEDVLRQDDDFFDKALEGFAMFALNQGEVCTCPSRVLIQESIYDRFMERALKRVEAIKQGDPRDAATMIGAQASSEQKEKILSYFDIGRKEGAEVLIGGEAADHGGELSSGYYIKPTVFRGNNKMRIFQEEIFGPVVSVTTFKDQDEALSIANDTLYGLGAGIWSRDANTCYRFGRAIKAGRVWTNCYHAYPAHAAFGGYKQSGIGRENHKMMLDHYQQTKNMLVSYSPKKLGFF, from the coding sequence ATGCCGAACGACCAGACGCACGAGTTCAAGGGCGTGGGCGTGATGCCCTTTGCCAAGCGTTACGACAACTTCATCGGCGGGCAGTGGACGGCGCCGAAATCGGGCCGCTACTTCACCAACACCACGCCCATCACCGGGGCCGAAATCGGCGAGATCGCCCGGTCGGGCGCCGAGGATATCGAAGCCGCGCTTGATGCAGCCCATGCTGCCAAGGACAAGTGGGGCCAGACCTCCGCCGCCGAACGGTCGCTGGTGCTGCTGCGCATCGCCGACCGGATGGAACAGAACCTGGAACTGCTGGCGACGGCGGAAACCTGGGACAACGGCAAGCCCATCCGTGAGACGATGGCCGCCGACCTGCCGCTGGCCGTTGACCACTTCCGTTACTTTGCCGGTGTCCTGCGCGCGCAGGAAGGCGGCATTTCGGAAATCGACAACGACACCATCGCCTATCACTTCCATGAACCGCTGGGCGTGGTGGGCCAGATCATCCCGTGGAACTTCCCGCTGCTGATGGCGGTGTGGAAGCTGGCGCCCGCGCTTGCCGCAGGCAACTGCGTTGTGCTGAAGCCTGCCGAACAGACGCCCGCCAGCATCATGGTCTTCATGGACCTGATCGCCGACCTGCTGCCGCCGGGCGTGCTGAACGTCGTCAACGGCTTCGGGCTGGAAGCCGGCAAGCCGCTGGCGTCGAACCCGCGCATCTCCAAGATCGCCTTTACCGGGGAAACCACGACCGGGCGGCTGATCATGCAGTATGCGTCCGAGAACCTGATCCCGGTCACGCTGGAACTGGGCGGCAAGTCCCCCAACATCTTCTTCGAGGATGTGCTGCGCCAGGACGACGATTTCTTCGACAAGGCGCTGGAAGGCTTTGCGATGTTTGCGCTGAACCAGGGCGAGGTCTGCACCTGCCCGTCGCGCGTGCTGATCCAGGAATCGATCTATGACCGCTTCATGGAACGCGCCCTGAAACGCGTCGAGGCGATCAAGCAGGGCGACCCGCGCGACGCAGCCACCATGATCGGCGCACAGGCATCGTCCGAGCAAAAGGAAAAGATCCTTTCCTACTTCGACATCGGCCGCAAGGAAGGTGCCGAAGTGCTGATCGGCGGCGAGGCGGCCGATCATGGCGGGGAACTGTCCAGCGGCTATTACATCAAGCCGACCGTGTTCCGCGGCAACAACAAGATGCGCATCTTCCAGGAGGAGATCTTCGGACCTGTCGTGTCCGTGACCACCTTCAAGGACCAGGACGAGGCTCTGTCGATCGCCAATGACACGCTCTACGGTCTGGGCGCGGGCATCTGGTCGCGCGATGCGAACACCTGCTATCGCTTTGGCCGCGCGATCAAGGCAGGACGTGTCTGGACCAACTGCTATCACGCCTATCCGGCCCATGCGGCCTTTGGCGGCTACAAGCAGTCGGGCATCGGGCGCGAGAACCACAAGATGATGCTGGATCACTATCAGCAGACCAAGAACATGCTGGTCAGCTACTCGCCCAAGAAACTGGGCTTCTTCTGA
- a CDS encoding helix-turn-helix domain-containing protein, which yields MRHADYVAQKSQSNSATSALAASWRRSLLKHGLDPSDARRPERLTLEELSQRRQAMDPFLRVAGPQLDQLFNLVGLSGCNVLLTDANGVVLDQRVNGADAEQFRDWGLWQGAIWSEAAQGTNGIGTCLAEGRQVTIHRDEHFHTRNTAMSCMDAPIWGPDGLLLAALDVSSARADQTERYNRLISAQVAQTARAIEAVFFRASFPDARIVVADDTPDAAVLLAVDKDDLAIGATRAARRALGLEREGAIRPRPAADLLGRGDDLTGFDKAERAAVARALARTDGNVSAAARALGIGRATLYRRMARLGLAEKTG from the coding sequence ATGCGTCACGCCGATTACGTCGCCCAGAAATCCCAGTCCAATTCCGCGACCTCGGCGCTTGCCGCGTCGTGGCGGCGGTCGCTTCTGAAACACGGGCTTGATCCTTCCGATGCCCGCCGCCCCGAGCGCCTGACCCTCGAGGAACTGAGCCAGCGCAGGCAGGCCATGGATCCGTTCCTGCGCGTGGCCGGCCCGCAACTGGACCAGTTGTTCAACCTGGTCGGATTGTCGGGCTGCAACGTGTTGCTGACCGATGCGAATGGGGTGGTCCTGGACCAGCGGGTGAACGGGGCCGACGCTGAACAATTCCGCGATTGGGGCTTGTGGCAGGGGGCAATCTGGTCCGAGGCGGCCCAAGGCACCAACGGCATCGGCACCTGCCTGGCCGAGGGGCGGCAGGTCACGATCCACCGCGACGAACATTTCCACACCCGCAACACGGCCATGTCCTGCATGGACGCGCCGATCTGGGGGCCGGACGGGCTGCTGCTGGCGGCCCTGGATGTCAGTTCCGCCCGCGCCGACCAGACCGAACGATACAACCGCCTGATCTCTGCCCAGGTGGCGCAGACCGCTCGGGCGATCGAGGCCGTGTTCTTTCGCGCAAGCTTCCCCGATGCGCGCATCGTGGTGGCCGATGATACGCCCGATGCAGCGGTCCTGCTGGCCGTGGACAAGGACGACCTGGCCATTGGCGCGACTCGCGCGGCGCGCCGTGCCCTGGGCCTGGAACGCGAAGGGGCGATCCGGCCCCGCCCGGCGGCCGACCTGCTGGGGCGTGGCGACGACCTGACCGGCTTTGACAAGGCCGAGCGCGCGGCCGTGGCTCGTGCCCTTGCCCGCACCGATGGCAATGTATCGGCCGCCGCACGCGCCCTGGGGATCGGGCGGGCGACGCTGTATCGCCGCATGGCACGGCTGGGGTTGGCGGAAAAAACCGGCTGA
- a CDS encoding ISAs1 family transposase has protein sequence MHLFLTAFEDVPDPRAGNIRHDLGELLVIAFVSVLCGASSCAEMAAFGRAKERVFRGFLKLRHAVPSHDTFSAVFRMIDPKALDAAFGRVLADVAALLREGDVIAIDGKALRGARHAGESARTRMMVSAYAARLRLTLASVPADRGTELEAAIEALGLIALKGKVVTADALHCNRRTVAAINAGGGDWCLALKANQDSLLSDARACFGRVKDGHATAVTKDAGHGRTEVRTAVVVGARDLAEHHDFPALKAFGRVEATRETATGTSSETRYFALSWMPTPDVLLATVRAHWAIENALHWQLDVSFREDAARNRKDNSPGNIAVLRRRALDVMRRDTSNGSLSIKLKRAGWDDDFLRSVLNNLAP, from the coding sequence ATGCATCTGTTCCTGACCGCCTTCGAAGATGTTCCCGATCCCCGCGCCGGGAACATCCGACATGACCTTGGCGAGTTGCTCGTCATCGCCTTTGTGTCGGTGCTGTGCGGTGCCTCATCCTGCGCCGAAATGGCCGCCTTCGGTCGTGCGAAGGAACGCGTTTTCAGAGGCTTCCTGAAGCTCAGGCATGCGGTTCCGTCGCACGACACCTTCTCGGCCGTTTTCCGGATGATCGATCCAAAGGCGCTCGACGCCGCCTTTGGCCGGGTGCTGGCCGATGTTGCGGCGCTCCTGCGCGAGGGCGATGTGATCGCCATCGACGGCAAGGCCCTGCGCGGCGCCCGGCACGCGGGCGAGAGCGCGCGGACGCGGATGATGGTCTCGGCCTACGCGGCGCGGCTGCGCCTGACCCTGGCCAGCGTGCCGGCCGATCGGGGCACGGAACTGGAAGCCGCGATCGAGGCGCTCGGGTTGATCGCGCTCAAGGGTAAGGTGGTGACGGCGGATGCGCTCCACTGCAATCGCCGCACGGTTGCGGCGATCAACGCCGGCGGCGGCGACTGGTGCCTGGCGCTCAAGGCCAACCAGGACTCGCTCCTGTCTGATGCACGGGCCTGTTTCGGCAGGGTGAAGGACGGCCACGCCACTGCCGTCACCAAAGATGCCGGTCACGGTCGGACGGAGGTCCGAACGGCAGTCGTAGTCGGGGCCAGGGATCTGGCAGAGCATCATGATTTCCCCGCTCTCAAGGCCTTCGGTCGGGTCGAGGCGACGCGAGAAACGGCCACGGGCACAAGCTCGGAGACGCGATACTTCGCGCTGTCGTGGATGCCGACGCCGGACGTTCTGCTGGCCACCGTGCGCGCCCACTGGGCCATCGAGAACGCCTTGCACTGGCAGCTTGATGTCTCTTTCCGCGAGGACGCCGCGCGCAACCGCAAGGATAACAGCCCCGGCAACATCGCGGTCCTGCGCCGCCGCGCCCTCGACGTCATGCGCAGGGACACCTCGAACGGCTCCCTCTCCATCAAGCTCAAGCGAGCCGGCTGGGACGACGACTTCCTCCGCAGCGTGCTCAACAACTTAGCACCATGA
- a CDS encoding ABC transporter ATP-binding protein, producing MADLKLTDIAKSYGEVQVLRHIDLDIRSGEFIVFVGPSGCGKSTLLRMIAGLERISGGTLEIDGQRMNDIPPSQRGIAMVFQSYALYPHMTVRDNMAFALKIAGKSRAEVQEATDRAGRMLQLTPYLDRLPKALSGGQRQRVAIGRAIVRDPKVYLFDEPLSNLDAALRVATRIEIAQLKASMPDRTMIYVTHDQTEAMTLADRIVVLAGGGIAQVGAPLELYGRPVSEFVAQFIGSPAMNLLPGRVTATGATTTVQLDGGGIALVAIATRAGDEGMAVNIGVRPEDMRETAGPAIFQGTVDLTEALGEVTLLYFGTQGDTAPIIAKLPGIHPGLNGKTVRLTADPAALHLFHDGKSLLYRDGTDLPPYRPRTTGESHMTLAI from the coding sequence ATGGCCGACCTGAAACTGACCGATATTGCCAAGTCCTATGGCGAGGTGCAGGTGTTGCGACACATCGACCTGGACATCCGGTCGGGCGAATTCATCGTCTTCGTCGGCCCCTCAGGCTGCGGGAAATCCACGCTGCTGCGAATGATCGCGGGGCTGGAACGGATCAGCGGCGGCACGCTGGAGATCGACGGGCAGCGGATGAACGACATCCCGCCCAGCCAGCGGGGCATCGCCATGGTGTTCCAGTCCTATGCCCTGTATCCGCACATGACGGTGCGCGACAACATGGCCTTCGCGCTGAAGATCGCCGGCAAGTCCAGGGCCGAGGTGCAGGAGGCCACCGACCGCGCCGGCCGGATGCTGCAACTGACCCCCTATCTGGACCGCCTGCCCAAGGCGCTATCGGGCGGTCAACGCCAGCGGGTCGCCATCGGCCGGGCCATCGTGCGCGATCCCAAGGTCTACCTGTTCGACGAGCCCCTGTCGAACCTGGACGCCGCGCTGCGCGTCGCCACCCGGATCGAGATCGCGCAACTGAAGGCCTCCATGCCCGACCGCACGATGATCTATGTGACCCATGACCAGACCGAGGCGATGACCCTGGCCGATCGCATCGTGGTGCTGGCGGGCGGCGGCATCGCCCAGGTGGGGGCGCCGCTGGAATTGTATGGACGCCCGGTCAGTGAATTCGTGGCCCAGTTCATCGGCAGCCCGGCCATGAACCTGCTGCCGGGCCGCGTCACCGCCACCGGTGCCACCACCACCGTGCAGCTTGACGGCGGCGGCATCGCGCTTGTGGCGATCGCGACCCGGGCGGGCGACGAGGGTATGGCCGTCAACATCGGCGTCCGCCCCGAGGATATGCGCGAAACGGCCGGACCCGCGATCTTCCAAGGCACCGTCGATCTGACCGAGGCCCTTGGCGAGGTGACCTTGCTTTATTTCGGCACGCAGGGCGACACCGCCCCGATCATCGCCAAGCTGCCGGGCATCCATCCCGGCCTGAACGGCAAGACGGTTCGCCTGACGGCCGATCCGGCGGCGCTGCATTTGTTCCACGACGGCAAATCGCTGCTGTATCGCGACGGGACGGATTTGCCCCCATACCGTCCCCGGACGACAGGGGAATCGCATATGACCTTGGCAATCTGA
- a CDS encoding alpha-amylase family glycosyl hydrolase, whose protein sequence is MTDVKIDWWKGGVIYQIYPRSFQDTTGDGIGDLPGITQRLPYVASLGVDAVWISPFFTSPMKDFGYDVSDYRGIDPLFGDMEDFDALIARAHELGLKVMIDLVMSHSSDQHPWFAESRASRNNPKADWYVWADPKPDGTPPTNWLSIFGGSAWQWDARREQYYLHNFLASQPDLNFNNPQVQDELLEMARFWLDRGVDGFRLNTVNFYFHDAQLRDNPPLPRELRKADTAPAVNPYNHQSHRYDKSQPENIAFLERFAALLRQYGAAVIGEIGDSERSLELLEGQEADAQSVLHHYRWAIGLRRKHSALRGGDMTDIHAEGPVLTFNRADSQQSLQIRANLSAEEVGGLRPWQVQIIE, encoded by the coding sequence TTGACGGACGTGAAAATCGACTGGTGGAAGGGTGGGGTCATCTATCAGATCTATCCGCGCAGTTTCCAGGACACGACGGGCGACGGGATCGGCGATTTGCCGGGCATCACGCAGCGCCTGCCCTATGTCGCGTCGCTGGGCGTGGATGCGGTCTGGATCTCGCCCTTCTTCACGTCGCCGATGAAGGATTTCGGCTATGACGTGTCCGATTACCGCGGCATCGACCCCCTGTTCGGCGACATGGAGGATTTCGACGCCCTGATCGCCCGCGCCCATGAACTGGGCTTGAAGGTGATGATCGACCTGGTGATGTCGCATTCCTCGGACCAGCATCCCTGGTTCGCGGAAAGCCGCGCCAGCCGCAACAATCCGAAGGCGGACTGGTATGTCTGGGCCGATCCCAAGCCCGACGGCACGCCGCCCACCAACTGGCTGTCGATCTTCGGCGGATCGGCCTGGCAGTGGGATGCCCGGCGCGAACAGTATTATCTGCACAATTTCCTGGCCTCGCAACCCGACCTGAACTTCAACAACCCCCAGGTCCAGGACGAACTGCTGGAGATGGCGCGGTTCTGGCTGGACCGGGGCGTGGACGGCTTCCGGCTGAATACCGTCAACTTCTATTTCCACGACGCGCAGTTGCGCGACAACCCGCCCCTGCCTAGGGAATTGCGCAAGGCCGACACCGCGCCTGCCGTGAACCCCTACAACCACCAAAGCCACAGATACGACAAGTCGCAGCCCGAGAACATCGCCTTCCTCGAACGCTTCGCGGCGCTGCTGCGCCAATATGGCGCGGCCGTCATCGGCGAGATCGGCGACAGCGAACGATCGCTGGAACTGCTTGAGGGCCAGGAAGCCGACGCGCAATCCGTGCTGCACCATTACCGCTGGGCCATCGGGCTGCGGCGCAAGCATTCGGCGCTGCGGGGCGGCGACATGACCGACATTCATGCCGAAGGGCCGGTCCTGACCTTCAACCGCGCCGACAGCCAGCAATCCTTGCAAATCCGCGCCAACCTGTCGGCCGAGGAAGTGGGGGGTCTGCGGCCATGGCAGGTCCAGATCATCGAGTGA
- a CDS encoding carbohydrate ABC transporter permease: MEGMAGQKSSLVWAVNIAAFLLVLLWTIPTLGLLVSSFRDRDQILTSGWWQSFSPQEATGFVRTGTGDDAVQQDGQYVIEGSVLEEGQNLIGWGTRAREPAAFAPGDTAEIGDGWQVTVAEDGSYRMTSDTPFEMRRGERIFVTTGAPARLTTENYNRVLTAEGLGRAFMNTLTVTIPATVIPILIAAFAAYALAWMEFPGRALLTAAVVGLLVVPLQVALIPLLRLHNELGIGKGYLGIWLAHTGFGLPLAIYLLRNYMVGLPREVIESARVDGATEFQIFRKIILPLSFPALASFAIFQFLWVWNDLLVATVFLGNTREQLVMTGVLRELMGSKGGEWEILATSAFISIAVPLIVFFAMQKYLVRGLLAGSVKGG, encoded by the coding sequence ATGGAAGGCATGGCCGGACAGAAATCAAGCCTGGTCTGGGCGGTCAACATCGCCGCCTTCCTGCTGGTGCTGTTGTGGACGATCCCGACGCTGGGGCTTCTGGTGTCGTCCTTTCGCGACCGCGACCAGATTCTGACCTCGGGCTGGTGGCAGTCCTTTTCGCCGCAAGAGGCCACGGGCTTCGTGCGCACCGGCACGGGCGACGACGCGGTCCAGCAGGACGGGCAATATGTCATCGAGGGCAGCGTCCTTGAGGAAGGCCAGAACCTGATCGGCTGGGGCACCCGCGCCCGCGAGCCGGCAGCCTTTGCGCCCGGCGACACGGCCGAGATCGGCGACGGCTGGCAGGTCACCGTTGCCGAGGACGGCAGCTATCGCATGACCTCGGACACGCCCTTCGAGATGCGCAGGGGCGAGCGGATCTTTGTCACCACCGGCGCGCCCGCCCGACTGACCACCGAGAATTATAATCGCGTGCTGACCGCCGAGGGACTGGGCCGGGCGTTCATGAACACGCTGACCGTGACCATCCCCGCGACCGTGATCCCGATCCTGATCGCGGCCTTTGCCGCCTATGCCTTGGCCTGGATGGAGTTTCCGGGCCGCGCCCTGCTGACCGCCGCCGTGGTGGGCCTCTTGGTCGTGCCCTTGCAGGTGGCGCTGATCCCGCTTTTGCGGCTGCACAACGAACTGGGCATCGGCAAGGGATACCTGGGCATCTGGCTGGCCCATACCGGCTTCGGCCTGCCCTTGGCGATATACCTGCTGCGCAACTACATGGTCGGCCTGCCCCGAGAGGTCATTGAATCCGCCCGCGTGGACGGCGCGACCGAGTTCCAGATTTTCCGCAAGATCATCCTGCCGCTGTCGTTCCCGGCATTGGCGTCCTTTGCCATCTTTCAGTTCCTGTGGGTCTGGAACGACCTGCTGGTCGCCACCGTGTTCCTTGGCAACACGCGCGAACAACTGGTCATGACCGGCGTGCTGCGCGAGCTGATGGGGTCCAAGGGCGGGGAATGGGAAATCCTTGCAACCTCGGCCTTCATTTCCATCGCGGTGCCGCTGATCGTGTTCTTCGCGATGCAGAAATATCTGGTCCGCGGCCTTCTGGCCGGGTCCGTGAAAGGTGGATGA
- a CDS encoding carbohydrate ABC transporter permease: MELFWLAISTILIGVFGCVAWFWGSNLILDRIYPPRGPNAGDNIRKAGQIRPWLFLGPAILFLGVYLVYPIFDSLWRSVHNARGTDFVGGSNYAWLLNDGKFRESMRNNLVWLLVVPALSTLFGLIAAQLTDRLKWGSIGKSLIFMPMAISFVGAGVIWKFIYEYRAPEENQIGLLNAIVQALGGDPQLWLTLIPWNNFFLMIVLVWIQTGFAMVILSAALRGIPEETVEAAILDGASPWQVFFKIKVPQIMGTIAVVWTTITIVVLKVFDIVFVMTNGQWGTQVLANLMYDWMFRGTPDYGRGSAIAIILMALVTPIMIWNIVNARREVR, encoded by the coding sequence ATGGAACTGTTCTGGCTGGCCATCAGCACGATCCTGATCGGCGTCTTCGGCTGCGTCGCGTGGTTCTGGGGATCGAACCTGATCCTGGACCGCATCTATCCCCCGCGCGGCCCGAATGCGGGAGACAATATCCGCAAGGCGGGCCAGATCCGGCCTTGGCTGTTTCTGGGACCGGCGATCCTGTTCTTGGGCGTTTACCTGGTTTATCCGATCTTCGACAGCCTGTGGCGGTCCGTCCACAATGCGCGGGGCACCGATTTCGTGGGCGGATCCAATTACGCCTGGCTGCTGAACGACGGCAAGTTCCGCGAATCCATGCGCAACAACCTGGTCTGGCTGCTGGTCGTGCCGGCGCTGTCCACGCTGTTCGGGCTGATTGCCGCGCAGCTGACCGACCGGCTGAAATGGGGCAGCATCGGCAAGTCGTTGATCTTCATGCCTATGGCGATCAGCTTTGTCGGCGCGGGCGTGATCTGGAAGTTCATCTATGAATACCGCGCTCCGGAGGAAAACCAGATCGGGCTGCTGAACGCCATCGTGCAGGCCCTGGGGGGCGATCCGCAACTGTGGCTGACGCTGATCCCCTGGAACAACTTCTTCCTGATGATCGTGCTGGTCTGGATCCAGACAGGCTTCGCCATGGTGATCCTGTCCGCCGCCCTGCGCGGCATCCCCGAGGAAACCGTCGAGGCCGCGATCCTGGACGGCGCATCCCCTTGGCAGGTGTTCTTCAAGATCAAGGTGCCGCAGATCATGGGCACCATCGCTGTGGTCTGGACCACCATCACCATCGTGGTCCTCAAGGTCTTCGATATCGTCTTCGTGATGACCAACGGGCAATGGGGCACGCAGGTGCTGGCGAACCTGATGTATGACTGGATGTTCCGCGGCACGCCCGATTACGGGCGCGGATCGGCCATCGCCATCATCCTGATGGCCCTGGTGACCCCCATCATGATCTGGAACATCGTCAACGCCCGCCGGGAGGTCCGCTGA
- a CDS encoding ABC transporter substrate-binding protein: MFYTTVALAALMAGGAQAQLVIEKGSDDRINWKSLEDFGAAHADISGQSVTILAPWLGADQALFTSIMAYFEDATGATVNYSGSNSFEQQIVIDSEAGSPPDIAVLPQPGLAAELAAKGYLRDLGEDTAQWVRDNYAAGDSWAALGTYAGEDGAEKMFAFPYKADVKSLVWYVPENFEDAGYEIPETYEDLKALTEQIAADGETPWCIGLASGGATGWPATDWVEDLMLRLNTPEDYDAWTTNALPFNDPKVIAAIDEFGWFAKNEDYVAGGAASVASNDFRESPKGLFESPPGCYMHRQASFIPSFFPEDTVEGEDYDFFYFPAPADGSLGQPVLGGGTLFGVFSDNPVAMAFVEFLKTPAAHELWMAQSGFTTPHTGVNMDAYASETQRKMGQILLDATTFRFDGSDLMPGSVGAGAFWTGMVDFVGGASAQDVADRIQQTWATLK; this comes from the coding sequence ATGTTTTACACGACCGTGGCCTTGGCTGCGCTGATGGCCGGGGGGGCGCAGGCGCAACTGGTGATCGAAAAGGGCAGCGATGATCGCATCAACTGGAAAAGCCTGGAGGATTTTGGCGCGGCCCATGCCGATATCAGCGGCCAGAGCGTGACGATCCTGGCGCCCTGGCTGGGCGCGGACCAGGCGCTGTTCACCTCGATCATGGCCTATTTCGAGGATGCGACGGGTGCGACCGTCAACTATTCCGGGTCGAACAGCTTCGAACAGCAGATCGTCATCGACAGCGAGGCCGGATCGCCCCCCGACATCGCGGTGCTGCCGCAGCCGGGGCTGGCGGCCGAGCTGGCGGCCAAGGGTTACCTGCGCGACCTGGGTGAGGACACCGCGCAATGGGTGCGCGACAATTACGCGGCGGGCGACAGCTGGGCCGCGCTTGGCACCTATGCCGGCGAGGACGGGGCGGAAAAGATGTTCGCCTTTCCCTACAAGGCCGACGTGAAATCGCTGGTCTGGTATGTCCCCGAGAATTTCGAGGATGCGGGATACGAGATCCCCGAGACCTACGAGGATCTGAAGGCGCTGACCGAACAGATCGCCGCCGATGGGGAAACCCCCTGGTGCATCGGCCTGGCATCCGGGGGCGCGACAGGCTGGCCCGCGACCGACTGGGTCGAGGATCTGATGCTGCGCCTGAACACGCCCGAAGATTACGACGCCTGGACCACCAACGCCCTTCCCTTCAACGATCCCAAGGTCATCGCCGCCATCGATGAATTCGGCTGGTTCGCCAAGAACGAGGATTATGTCGCGGGCGGCGCGGCTTCGGTCGCGTCGAACGATTTCCGCGAAAGCCCGAAGGGTTTGTTCGAAAGTCCGCCCGGCTGCTATATGCACCGGCAGGCAAGCTTCATCCCGTCCTTCTTTCCCGAGGACACCGTCGAGGGCGAGGATTACGACTTCTTCTATTTCCCCGCCCCCGCCGATGGCAGTCTGGGCCAGCCGGTGCTGGGCGGCGGCACGCTGTTCGGGGTGTTTTCGGACAACCCGGTCGCCATGGCCTTTGTCGAGTTCCTGAAAACCCCCGCCGCGCATGAATTGTGGATGGCGCAGTCAGGGTTCACCACGCCCCATACGGGGGTGAACATGGACGCCTATGCCAGCGAGACACAGCGCAAGATGGGCCAGATCCTGCTGGATGCGACCACCTTCCGGTTCGACGGATCCGACCTGATGCCCGGCTCGGTCGGCGCGGGGGCCTTCTGGACCGGCATGGTCGATTTCGTGGGCGGCGCATCCGCGCAGGATGTCGCGGACCGCATCCAGCAGACCTGGGCCACGCTGAAGTGA